Below is a window of Desmonostoc muscorum LEGE 12446 DNA.
AATAAAGCCGCTTCAATGTCATTTAAAGCAGTTTGAAAATCGTCATTAACGATTTGAATATCAAATTCATCTGCGGCCTTAATTTCTTCTTGGGCGCGGTGTAGACGACGAGCGATCGCTTCTTCTGAGTCTTGAGCGCGAGAGCGTATCCGTCTCTCCAATTCGTCAAAAGAAGGCGGTAAAATAAAAATGCTCAAGGCACTGGGGAAGGAAGCACGAATTTGTCTTGCTCCTTCTAACTCAATTTCTAGCACTACCAACTTGCCAGAATTAATTTGGTTAAGCACAGCTTCACGGGGAGTGCCGTAATAGTTACCAGTAAATTCTGCCCATTCTAAAAATTCACCTTCAGCAATTAATTGTTCAAACTTACTGCGGTTAATAAAGTAATAATTTTTGCCATCAATTTCCCCTGGACGGGGAGAACGAGTCGTCACGGACACCGAATAATACAGTTGGGGATGACGCTGGAGGAGCGATCGCATTAAAGTGCCTTTACCGACCCCACTGGGGCCAGTTAAAACAATCAACCTGCCTGGATTTGGAGATTCTTTGGTAGTAGCGCTACTCTGGATGGGTAAAACTTGGATCATCCGTTTAACCTGTGAATTAATAAATAGATATTATTCATTAGTCTTGTGTTCGTGGCCAAGCCCACCATTGACTACAGAATTTGTAGCGCAGGTGACAAAAAATTGGTCTAATTCACATGGTACTGCCGATATGCTGCAAATACAGCGGGGTTTTTAACCCACTGCTGGTCAATTATCTACAGTCTGGTGATCGCGGGAAATCACAAAGCGATTCGCTACCGTTTCCGGCTGAATCGCTGACAGAATTACGTGGCTGGAATCGGTGATAATTACAGCCCTAGTCCGACGACCGTAAGTTGCATCAATCAGTTGACCTCTGTCCCGTGCATCGGTAATAATCCGTTTAATCGGGGCAGACTCTGGACTGACAATGGCAACTACTCGGTTGGCAGACACAATGTTACCAAAGCCGATGTTGATTAACTGAATATCCATAAAAAAACTGAGGCCAAACGCGGTTTGAGAAGCTTGTAATAAACTTATTTACATGTTATCGCCAATAAACGGGAGTTACAACGCTTAAATTCACGCCAGCCTTCGTTTTTAAAATAATGTCTGCTTTTTTTAGCTGTTTATCAACTAAATTTACTAAAAATCTACCCAAAGACATAGGGAAAATCATACTGATATTAGTTACTTGCGTGAAATACATTTGTTTTGTTTCAACTGGGGATTAGGGATTGGGCACTGAGGACTACGAATTAGGAAAGAGTTTTTCTAAATATGTAATACCTAATACCCAATTCATACTGATGCAGGCTTGTCAAGTCGGGAACTTATGGCTCAATTGCACCAGCACGTCAGTTTTTGGGAATTGCCTTTAGGCTTTAAGCGACCAAAATACGACTGGGAGCAATTACACGCTTCATTGATGAAACTGCGATCGCTACTAGATGCTGGTACAATCTCTGTTGCTGATTTCGTTGTGCTTGAGGATGTGGTGCAGCGAATTGGTGATGTGATGACAGCACCAGAAAAAACGCGCACTAATTGGGTTTAATTCATGCACATCTGAATGAAAATAATTACATTTTTCATAACAGCCTTGAGTTTCTGAAATGCATAGCACTTGTTCTGTAGATAAAGAGAACTTAAAGATGGCAAATCAAGAGCATTTAGAAATCCTGCGACAAGGTGTACAAAGTTGGAATGACTGGAGAGAGGATAACCCTGAAGTAATACCTGACCTCGAATGGGCTGACCTCAGTAGGGTTGACCTCAGTTGGGCTAACCTCAGTGGGGCTAAGCTCAAAGAGACTAAGCTCATTGAGACTAACCTCAATAATGCTAACCTCAGTGGGGCTGACCTCAGTAGGGCTGACCTCATTCAGACTAAACTCAGCGGGGCTAACCTCAGTGGGGCTAAGCTCATTAGCGCTTACCTCAGTAAGCTTGACCTCAGTAATACAAACCTCCAAAACGCTACCTTCAGTGGGTTTAACCTCAGTGAGTTTAACTTCAGTGGGGTTGAACTTAGTCAGGCTAAGTTCATCAAGGCTGACCTCAGTGGGGCTGACCTCAGTGGGGCTAAACTCGGTGGGGCTGAACTCATTGGAGCTAATTTAGAACAAGCTAATCTGTCCAAGGCTAATTTAAAAGAAGCCAAGCTGAAAGGAGCTAATCTGTTCAAGGCTAATCTAGAAAAAGCCGACTTAAGAAATAGCGACCTAAGTGATGCGTTTATGATTGGAGCTAATTTGAAGGACGCTAAAGTAGAAGGTGCTACTTGGAATCAAGTTCAATTAATTACAAAACCTCCAAAAATTAATGATATAGAAAGATGTATTTATGATGAAGAAAAAAATGATGAAGAAAAAAAAGAAGCAAGTAAAAATAAACTCACAAAGTTAAGCGAAGTAAATGGATCAAAAAAACTAGCTGAAGTAATTGGAAAAATTGAGGTAGAGTTGCAAAAGGAAAATAATGAAATTTTACTGAATTTATCATCAGAACAACTGAAAGCCCTAATTAATTTAGCTTTTATAGTCAGCATGAAAAGGGAAGAAGCTAGATATCCGCAATTTAAAATATATGTCCCTCAAAATAATTTTCAAATCAATAATGACAATAACGCACTAGCTATGGAGTTCAACGAACCTATTGACTTATTGGAGAACGATTTTAATAATCTTCACCGTATGAGTTCTGGCATTCCACCAAAACCTTATGCATTAATTATTGACACTGAACAAAAGGATAAACTTTGTGCTAAAGGATTCATCAGAATTGAAAATATCGGTTTTTACTCTTCTTCTAACCAATATACAATTAGAGATCATCGTTTAGGACTTACTTTAAGTATTAAAAATCCAGGTGTGTTAAACGTTTTACACTATCCTAGTCCAACATGGGTAACACACTTAAGATTACGAGATGGAAAAGTTTATGTTAACTATGACTGTATTCTAAATCCGGTGGCTAATAAAATATTTATCCAGATTCTTGAATCTCTTAATAAGAATGGTTCTGAGAAGAATGATTCTTCTGAAAATCATTCCAAGAATAAATATACTAATTTTCAATTAATTCGAGATATTTGGAGTTACATTCTTAGACTGGCTGTCGAATTTGGTCACGGTGGTACATTTATTATTCTACCTAATGATAAGATAGAAAAACTCTCAGCTATTAAACATAAAATAAAAAACCCTAATTTAGGAAAACTTATTCTTGATCTGGAAAATAAAAAGGTAAATCCAAGCAATGAAAAACAAAATCAAGAGCAAGAGCTTCAATTGTTATATCAACAAATATTTGATAGTGCGCGTGCAATAGCGCAGTTATCTACTGTTGACGGTCCTGTGGTGCTGAATCGACACTTGCGCTTGCTTGGTTTTGGAGGAGAAACTAGAGTCAAGGATGATAGCCCAAATGTTGAACATATTTATATAAGACTAAATCCTCAATCAAATAGTTTAGAGATGGATGGTGAATGGGAGAGTCAACAATTTGGTACACGACATAACTCTGCTGCCAGAGTTTGCGCTTCTATATCTGGAGCAGCAGCTTTTGTTGTGTCACAAGACGGAGATATCCGAGAATTCCTGAACCTTAACCAATTATTTGATCAAAGCCAGGGTAATCAGAGTCAGGGTGAGAAGAAGGAAATCAAACAGCTATGTAAACAAATTAAGGATAAGTTTGGGAATAATGTAGATCTTTCTAAAAAGAAAATTTGTGGAGTCTGTGGACCTTTAAGCCCTCTATGGTTACCTCCCTTTCCCGATTTTGTTATCCGAAGCGAAAAGTCAAGTATGTCAGGGCATGATTAGCTTCTTATAATATACTGCTTCTGCTGCTGGAAAAATTTTTCTACTTCAGGTTTTTTCTCGTAGAAAAGTCCCTGATCGTCTCCAAAACCTTTTATTAAATCTAATACATCTTTTGTCGTATTGTCTAATGTAATTATTAATGATTGTTCTGGAGAAAGCCCTATGCTCGGAATTCTGACATATTCAAAAGAAAGAATAGAATTTTGAGCGAGTGTTTTAACCATATAATCAACAAGATATGATTGACCTTCCGCAAAAGGTGAAATCAAATCTTGTTTCCAATCTATTAAAGCTCGGTTTCTCTTTAAAAGAAGAGGCTTACCAGTACTCACTGCTAATGACGAGATAGACATAACCATTAACCGAGAAAATTTTTTGTTAGAACCAACAAAATAGTTGAGAGCTTCTACAACCCCAATAAGTGTTGGATTATTTGCGTAGACTCCCCCATCAATAAATTGTTTGTTATGTTGCTCTTGTATTTGCACAACTGGCAAATATGTTGGCGCAGCACTTGTTGCTAAAGCAACATCAATATATTTTGTTTCGTTATCTCTGCTTAAATTACCTTCAGGATGATCATATTTGAAAATAAATGGTCTACCGTCAGTTAAGGAGAATGCTGGTATACACAATAAGCAATAAGATTCAGAAATAGTTTTGTCTCTAAAAATGTCTCGTAACGCTTTTTCTAATTCTTCATTCTGATGCTTACCACCATATATAAATTGTCTAAAAAAAGCTTCCAGTCTACCTTGTTTTTTAAAGATTTTTTCACCTTGGCTATAATATAACTGAGCTATTTTGCTAGCTTCCACTTTAAGAGACAATGCTAATGCGATTAAGCCGCCTGTTGAGTTTCCACATATTAAATCAAAATAGTCAGCAAGATGGCATTGAAATTTTTTTTCAAATCTTTCTAAGATCATCGCTGAATAAAGGCCTTTAATTCCTCCACCATCAATTGACAAAACTTTAAATACCTTTTCTTCACTTTCAGCATGATGACTAATTTTGTCAGTCTGAATATTGCTCATATCATGTCTATTCCTTTGCTAATTTTTGATAGATTACTTATGAGTCCATGCGTGTATTAAATGTTACATGTTTTGATATAAATTATGGCTAATTACTGCTTGTTATAGATTATATCTTACGCTAAAACACCGATTCAGCGGGAATGCATCTAAATATGGACGAGCCTGAATAAGAGTGGAATGCACCAAAACCGCAATCAGATTATGACTCTAAAGTTCTAAGCTATTCCTCATCAGATTGATCTATCATCGGTTTTTGAGCAGCATGTCGTACAAACAGAATCTCAACACTATCATTAACAATAGTAAAGAGAATCCGATAGGCATTTCTTCCCTTTCCATAAAGCAATTGTCGGATTTCTTGCTCAAAAAAATAATTCTCAAATGCTAGAGAACAACGGGAAGGCATTTTTTCTAGGGATAAAATAGCTTTATACAATCCTTATAACCATTGTTTAGCTTTACTAGAAAAATCATTATTGAGCCAAAAATAGGCTTCTTCTATTGCTTTTTGTGCTGTGGGTTGTATGATGATCTGATATTTCTGACTCATTGAAAACTGTCTAGTTTATCAAACAGTTCATAAAAAAAATCTTCCGCTTTTTTCCCTTTTCCTTCCTGCATTTGTTCCAAACCAAGTTTAATACCCTTTAAAGTTTCTACTAACTCAGCAGCATCTAAAAGTTCCTGATAAGATTCTGCATCTTGAACAACTAGCTCTGCTTTTCCATTGATAGTTAAAACCAAGGGATGTTTTGTTTCCTTAATACGCTGCAAAAACTCAGTCGTATTACGTTTAAACTCGGTAAGAGAATGTATGTCTTTTGAAAGGTTTATCATGGAGACAGCATTGAATAAGCATCTAATAAAATGCTAAGAATAAGTCGCTAATTTTGTCAACTAATACAGCAGAATTCAGAATTCAGAATTCAGAATTCAGAAGTAAAACAAGGTTGATACCTGGTTTTGGCATTTAGCTTGTGTACTTCACGCTTGTTGAAATCTGTTGTATCTCTCAAAACTTTCCTTAATTATTTTGCCCGATCGCCAGTCCCCTTTTTCAAACCTTGCCAGCTTTCTCGCAGCCGTTTCAAATTAGGTGGATGTCCACCATAACGCCAGCTAACATAAGCTTGACAAATTTCATCTATTACCTCAGCAGTTGTTGAGGGATGATGTTGGTATGAAACTTTGGCATACTCTAGCGGTGTTTGTGCTGGATGTTTACCCAAACCTTTTTGCGCTGTCCATTGCAGCATTTGTTGATAAAGGCTTTCCATCGCTGGCAATTTCTTTAACCATCGGCGATTGCGCCACTCGCGCCACTGTCCCCAACCCAGCCAACCGAAGAAAGCTATGGTAGTACCCAAAATTAAGCCAGTCAATACACCGAACCAACCTTGAGAGAATAAAGCGATAAACCAAGCGATCGCTCTACCAATCCAGCTAAATATTGTCCCAAATACATTATTCAATAAACCTGTCACCGGAGAAGGTAACCATCCAGCAATCCACTGCCAAAATTGCCGCAGGACGCTAAAAGTTTCAGTATCTTCAATTGACGGGGGTATCAAGGGATGATTGGGAATTGGATCAAAGGCAAACCAGCCATATTTAGGGAAATACACTTCCGTCATCACGTAGGCGTCTGTATTACGGACAACATACATCCCCGTGAATGGATTAAACTCTCCCGGACTAAATCCCGCCACTAACCGCGCCGGAATGCCAATGGAACGCAGCATCACCGTGAGAACTGTGGAAAAGTGGTCTGGATAGCCTCCTTTGTACTTGAATAAAAAAGCTTCTACCAAGTCTTCTTTTTCATCTAAATAAGGTAGTTCTAAGGGATTTTGCGGAATAGAGTAGTATTGCTTTAGGTATTGAGCTAAATAAAGAGCCTTTTCATAAGCTGAATCTAGGTTTTTAGAAGACTTTGCTACCCGGTTTTGATTGTACTTGGCGAGGATTTCTTCGGTGCGTTGCCGGACTTTTTCGGCAATTTCGGGCGGGATTTGGAGATAATGCTTTTTAATATCTTGGGGATATTTAGTAGAAGTTTGACCTAACAAAGTCCGATCGCGGTATGGTACTTCGGAAACTACTGTATAAGTCACACCTTCTGATAATTCCACAGGCGATCGCAACCCGTCTTCTTTATCAACTGCGATCATTGGTGTGGGAAAGTAAATTTCCTTGGGATTAGCCATTGCTGGAATTAAATTCGGCAAATCCGACACCACTGTATAAGTTTGTACTACTTCTTGAGTTTTACCAGTAATCAGAGGTGGGGGAATAAAAATTTGGTAAGACCAAGGCGATCGCCTGATGGTGGTAACATCTTCTTTACGAGAAACTTCCCATCCTTTACCTGTATAACGGTCAAATCCCAAAACTCGCCAAAAACCCTCAGCTTGCGATCGCACTCGCATCACAACCTTGGGTTTCATCTCACCCCGCAGGTTTTGGTTAATTTCGCTATTGAAACCGTAGTAAAAATTATTATCTACTTTTCCTGGTTGCCCAGTTTTATTCTGTCCTGTAGCATCACCTTGATTATTACCATTACCTTCGCGGACATAACCGCGATTGATAATGCCACGTCCTGTAAAATTGCCTTTGATATCAATTGGAGGACTTACAGGAAAAGTACGTAATTGGTAGCCAGGTAACCTGGGTAAAACAGCAAAAATTGCCAGTCCGAGACCGACAATTACAAAAAAGTTAACAATTAAAAATTTAAAATTTAAATTTGAGAATTTCTCTTTTGGGGTGTTTTCTTTTTGTGTTTTTAATGGCTGCAAACCCAAGCGTGAGCGATAATCTAATATTAACGTTGGGAGAGCGATCGCTAAAAATAACAGCAACACAGGTGCAAATGCTAAAGTCTGACTCAGCGTTGCAGCCACACCCAATAAAATCAATCCGATGACAATCGAATAACCCAAATTTTTGCGGCGGGGTGTATCAAAGCTGTGCAACACCTGTAGTTGAATTAATAACTCTGCCAAACCCAACCGCGTATCATTCAACTCTGTCACTAACCGCCCAAAGAAAGTACCCAGCGCTATTAACATTCCGATAGCGATGCAGAACTTTACAGCAACATTGCGATCGCCGCGACGATAGTAACTCCAAATCGCACCCACTACACTCAGGGGTAACGCCCAAATACTGAATGAAGTCTCCGCGGCGATATCTGTCGCCACAATTCCCAAAATAACCAACGCTAGCACCAGCACCCGTAAGGAAATTGAATTTTCCACTTCTGTCAAAGGCGAACCCTGTGTATTTTGCTGCCTGAAATTATTTACAGGGAGACGCCAAAACCGATTCATCCTGGATAAGTTAAACAAGGTGTAGCTCCCACGGAAACAATACTAACGACGGAACTCACCGCCCTACTTCTAAGTATTCCCGTCGGAGGAAGTTTTCTTATCCTGTTTTTTAAGTGTCTATAAGTGGAAAATTGATAGCGATGAAAATTCTAGATCGCAAAGACGCGATGAATCGCCGTCAAGACGAAGGACTGGTTATTGTAGAGACGGCGATTTATCGCGTCTCTTGCCTTAATCGAACAGTATTGGTTACGGGTTGAGTTTACACATGCCTAAGATTTGGCAACCTACATTAAGTAAGCACCCTGTTTTCAGTAGTCTTTAAAGATAAACAAAGCCCCAAAGCAACAGCGAGGGGAAAAGTTATCTTAAATATATATCGGCGTTGATTGACGCAGTGTGCTAGCGGTAGTAATTTAGACTACATTGTGGGATTAATCACAAACAACAAAGGTTGTTCATCTATTTCTGGAAACTCAACTTCCAGGGTATAAATTGGATTAAGTTGCTCGCAGCCTAAATCTACACTTAGGTATCCGGAACTCGAAGATGTTGTCATTGCTAAGGTGCCACTTCCTCGCAATGTCAAAGTTCCTTTAACGGGTAAATCAGCTTGAACAAGTAACTTGGTAAGTTTACCTAGAGATTGGTACTCTACTCTAATGTTTAAAGTACCGACACTGGTTAGCCATTGTCTTTCTACCACTGGACTAGCCGCTGAAAGTGGTAGAGTCAGATTTTCCAGCAATTGTTTAGCCGCCAGCAATGACAAAGCCATCTGTTGCCGGGGTTGTAAATCTGAATAATCGTTCTGAATATCGGGCATTTTGTCCAGAGTATTCACAGAACGATAGGTGCTTCTTAGCACCAGTCCAGCTATGTCATTTAGTGCCTGAGATTCGTTGGGGAAAAAGTTCTCCACCACTTGAACTAATTTTGCCCCCAGTGGCACTGAAGATGTAACCAACGCCTGACACTGTTCTAGCAATTGCCGGAAAACTCTTTCTGGCAGGGGAATCGGCAGATTCAGCTTTGACTGCTGTGCCATCCATCCCCAGGTAGGAACGAGTGTCATTGATGGCTCATCAACAAAGTCGGGATAGTCGGTTAATTGTGTTTCCCAAGGAAACAACGGTGGCTGATCTTGGATTTGGATTTGTAACCGACGCTTAAGGATGGCTTGGAAACGATCTTGCACAGTAGGAATTTCTCCCAGTTGAAAGGTCTGGGGCGTTCCTCTCAATTTTGGCTCACTGTTTTTTGAACCAGTGGCTTCCTTCAAGAGGTTTTTTACCCCGTCATTTTCCTCACATTCTAACGAGGGATACTCACAGTTTTTGACATTACCTGTCAATAACCAATAGAGACACTCGTTTTGTAAGGATTCTGAGTCACTATTCATGAGTAGATGCACCTGATCCGGACACTAATGAGTTACGAATTTCCCAAGCTTGTTCCAGAATCTTAAACCAGCGTTTCTGTAGTTGTGCCATTGACAGCCCTAAAGTTTTAGCTATTTTTTCATCGGCTTGTCCTTGTTGCTTCAACTCTAGTAAAGACCGCTGTTTATCGTCCAACTGCGTTGTGTATGCTTGCCATTGCTGGGGAGTTAAGCCCAAGTTGGTATGCAATGAAGCTTCGAGCCATTCGTGAACTAATTCCCAACGGTGCAACAAGGCGAATCGAATTAGATGATACTTGAAGCGCTGCTGTAAGTAATCTCTCTGACGAGAGGTTAAGCCCAAAACCGATTCAATTTCTTGTGCTGATAGATCTTGAAGACGAAGCGAAAAATAATCAGCACAGTCAGATTGTTGCCGTTGTTCGAGATAATTCATTAATTCGGTAATCACAACAGAACGCAAGGTGTCTTCTTCAGGTTCCGGTTCTGTTTGGGTTGCCATTGTGGAGCGCAATTGCTGAATGGCTGGTTCTTCCCAACCGTCGGCTTCACTATTGCTACCTTCTGCGGCTTGTTCTATGTCTACGCTGGTTTCGGGGGGTTGCTGTTGGGAGAAAGTTTGCGCTCGCAGGATAATTAGCTGCTGCTGACGGCCTGGTAAGGGAATTCGCCGCTTACCATAGCGCTCGGTAAATGCCATGTACTCAGACAATTCCAGAAGCGTTTGTGGCCGATAAGTGGCACCGAGTTGATTTTCTCGCCGGAAAGCGTTCAATGCTTCCAGATAAAAACTTTGTAGAAAATCTTCAATTATAGTCAGCCGCCCTTGATAGCTCAATTGCTTCTGAGGAGGATTAATGTAACGATAAATAATAGCGCTCAAAGTACTGTGTAATTCTACCCTGCCCCGATTTGAACCCAACTGATAGTACCTGAGACACTGTTGCAGCCGATGTCGAGCGAGGGTGAGTGCCGAGCTTTCCACAGCCCCGGAAGCTTGGATTCGTTTGCTTTCACTGCAAATCCGATAGACTTCGCTGGTAATTCGTCTTGCCACATCATGACAATTTTGTTCCGAAGCTTTGGTTGATTGCTGGAACTCCCTGGACAGGAGTTGAAAGATCACCTCCACACCAATAGAATTTTCTCCCAGAAAAGTTGCAGATGGAATAGTTGCGGTTGCGGCTGAATTCATAGTCTCGGTTTTCAAAAGACCTTAAGGTATTTAAATACAACCTGTACGACCGTGGGTGTTGGCTTTTTGAGTTTTGCTTATAAGCTAAATGCAGACCAATCCTACGTTGAAGATGTGCCTGATGTTATTATTCCCAAATTTAATGGGATTGTTCACATTTTGTAGATGTTATTGCCATTACCCAGGAGCCGTATACAAGTCATTATGGATTTAGAAGCACAAATTCAATTGCTGATTGACAATGCACCCCGCGATGGTATAACACCAAATCTAATTTCAGCAATTGCTCCTTCCCTGAGAGCGATCGCTCAAAAATTACGTTACTCCCAGTACTATATTCTCCAAAGTTCGGAGGGCAACTGGGTTTTAACTACACTGAGCAATCGTACTAATCCAGGATTGGAAAAGCGAGTGGTTTACGCTTTCCCTACCATACAGGATGTCTCCCTAATTTCCACTGCTGGGCTTGACCCTCAAATGCTAACTAAAATTGTTCCCGTCACCCATATTTTGTTTCAATTGGTGGCATTAGAACCCGTAGATAGTATCGTTTTTTTGGAAACACCGGGTCAGACCACTCATACCTTTGAAGTCCGGCGAACTGAGTTAGAAAAACTCATGCAACAAAAGCTGCGACAGATGCGATCGCCTAAACACATACCCCCTGATATTGCATAGAATAATTTTGGCTTTGAGATTTTTTCGATACAAGCCAATATCTGTCTTTAAAACTTATGAGCGCCAATTTTTGGCGCTCATAATTTTCTAAAAAATTTTCAATTTCCAATCTGTCTGCAAAAATTTGCTCAATCGGGAAACCATTTTTTCCCTTATCGCTTTGCAATGTCTAGAATCGATTAAAAAACAGTTAGCAGTGAACAATTTTCAATTTTTTGTTTAGCTTCTTCTAAAATACAAGGTCAGATTTTAACTCTCTGCAATATCTAGAATCGATTAAAAAACAGTTACTAGTGAACAATTTTCAATTTTTTGTTTAGCTTCTTCTAAAATACAAGGTCAGATTTTAACTCTCTGCAATATCTAGAATCGATTAAAAAACAGTTACTAGTGAACAATTTTCAATTTTTTGTTTAGTAGTCGTAGGTTGGGTTGAGGAACCTAGCAAGATCCCACAGGGTAACCCAACATTTCTGATTTTTTCGGTTCTCACAGGATAAACCCAACCTACGGTTAGTATTTTCAACTCTGTGCAATATCTAACAATTGATTAAAAAACAGTTACCACTGAACAATTTTCAATTTTTGTGTTTAGCTTCTGTTGAGCCAGAAATACCCACCCAAAAATAGTTGTGCAGGTTTGACTGAGGCAGAACTTACGCAACTGGCACGTTCGCACAAGTCGGAAAACGCGCCTAAGCAACTGGCTCAACTTTTGGCAAAATTTAAAATCTAAAATTCGTTTTTAATAAAGCCGACTCAGTGCATAGTCAGCTATGTTAATCAATGCCTGCTGGGACTCTGACGGCGGCAGAACTGCAAGATGTTCAATTGCCAATTTAGTATGATGAGCAGCTAATTCTCGCGCTTGCTGTATACCCTGGCTATCTTGAATCAGTGCTAATGCTTGCTCTAAATCCCCTTCTTGAGCAAATTCTCTTTCAATCAGCACTTCCAAGTATGGTTTTTCCGCTAAAGCAAATAAAACCGGTGCAGTCAGATTACCACTTTTAAGATCCGATGCCACTGGTTTACCCAAGGTATCTGTTGTACTGGTGAAATCTAGAATGTCATCAACAATTTGAAATGCTATGCCAAGGTCACGACCATAGCTATACAGATGCTCAACAGTTTCTCGAGACACTTCACTGAGTAACCCAGCGGCTTTGGAACTATTAGCAATTAACGAAGCTGTTTTGTAATAACTCTTTTGGAGGTAAGTTTCAATAGAGATACCAGCATCAAAACGATTCAATCCCTGCTGAATCTCCCCAGTAGCTAGATCCATAATCACTTCTGAGAGCAGTTTCACCACCTCCAAATTGTCTAAGTTTGCTAAATACCATGAAGATTGGGCAAAGAGAAAATCTCCTGCTAATATGGCAATGCGGTTACCAAACAAACTATGAACGGTGGCAACGCCTCGCCGCACGTCTGATTCATCTACCACATCATCGTGTACCAAGCTTGCTGTATGAATCATTTCGGTAATCTCAGCTAAGCGGCGATGACGCGGGGTGATTTCTTGCTCTAACATTGTTGCCCGCGATATTAGCAAGACAATTGCTGGCCTGATACGCTTTCCCCCAGCTCCGAATAAATGTTCGGCTGCTGCAAACAAAATGGGGTGGCGATTTCCAACTAGCTGTTTGAGGTTATCTGCTAGTTGTCGCAGGTCTGCTTCCACAGGGGTAAACAGGGAGGTGGCTGGGGTCATGGATGGGCGGACTCTGACTTAGGTTACGAAAGTTTACATATCCTTTACTCATTTTAAGATAACCCTGTGCCAGCGCAAAGTTTTCATCAGTAATCCCATACTCATAAAATCTACTGGAGGAAATCTTAGCTAATACAGTTTTTGTCAATAAGCAATTATGCTTAATATTGATATATTTCTGAGAATATGGGAAAAGTGTTCACTGAAGATCGTGTTACTGAAGTCTTGTTAAATTTTCTTTAAGTGTGGGGCACTGTCTAAAAGATAAAAATAAGGCTTTATCAGTGCCCATTCCAGAAAAATTGAAATCAAGCAGTTGGTGCAAGATATCAGGGTATCCACTTGCCGTATTTGTACATAGTCCCCTACAGACAAAACAACAGATTAAGTATTAT
It encodes the following:
- a CDS encoding transglutaminase TgpA family protein; the encoded protein is MNRFWRLPVNNFRQQNTQGSPLTEVENSISLRVLVLALVILGIVATDIAAETSFSIWALPLSVVGAIWSYYRRGDRNVAVKFCIAIGMLIALGTFFGRLVTELNDTRLGLAELLIQLQVLHSFDTPRRKNLGYSIVIGLILLGVAATLSQTLAFAPVLLLFLAIALPTLILDYRSRLGLQPLKTQKENTPKEKFSNLNFKFLIVNFFVIVGLGLAIFAVLPRLPGYQLRTFPVSPPIDIKGNFTGRGIINRGYVREGNGNNQGDATGQNKTGQPGKVDNNFYYGFNSEINQNLRGEMKPKVVMRVRSQAEGFWRVLGFDRYTGKGWEVSRKEDVTTIRRSPWSYQIFIPPPLITGKTQEVVQTYTVVSDLPNLIPAMANPKEIYFPTPMIAVDKEDGLRSPVELSEGVTYTVVSEVPYRDRTLLGQTSTKYPQDIKKHYLQIPPEIAEKVRQRTEEILAKYNQNRVAKSSKNLDSAYEKALYLAQYLKQYYSIPQNPLELPYLDEKEDLVEAFLFKYKGGYPDHFSTVLTVMLRSIGIPARLVAGFSPGEFNPFTGMYVVRNTDAYVMTEVYFPKYGWFAFDPIPNHPLIPPSIEDTETFSVLRQFWQWIAGWLPSPVTGLLNNVFGTIFSWIGRAIAWFIALFSQGWFGVLTGLILGTTIAFFGWLGWGQWREWRNRRWLKKLPAMESLYQQMLQWTAQKGLGKHPAQTPLEYAKVSYQHHPSTTAEVIDEICQAYVSWRYGGHPPNLKRLRESWQGLKKGTGDRAK
- a CDS encoding PatU; this translates as MNSDSESLQNECLYWLLTGNVKNCEYPSLECEENDGVKNLLKEATGSKNSEPKLRGTPQTFQLGEIPTVQDRFQAILKRRLQIQIQDQPPLFPWETQLTDYPDFVDEPSMTLVPTWGWMAQQSKLNLPIPLPERVFRQLLEQCQALVTSSVPLGAKLVQVVENFFPNESQALNDIAGLVLRSTYRSVNTLDKMPDIQNDYSDLQPRQQMALSLLAAKQLLENLTLPLSAASPVVERQWLTSVGTLNIRVEYQSLGKLTKLLVQADLPVKGTLTLRGSGTLAMTTSSSSGYLSVDLGCEQLNPIYTLEVEFPEIDEQPLLFVINPTM
- the hetZ gene encoding heterocyst differentiation protein HetZ; amino-acid sequence: MNSAATATIPSATFLGENSIGVEVIFQLLSREFQQSTKASEQNCHDVARRITSEVYRICSESKRIQASGAVESSALTLARHRLQQCLRYYQLGSNRGRVELHSTLSAIIYRYINPPQKQLSYQGRLTIIEDFLQSFYLEALNAFRRENQLGATYRPQTLLELSEYMAFTERYGKRRIPLPGRQQQLIILRAQTFSQQQPPETSVDIEQAAEGSNSEADGWEEPAIQQLRSTMATQTEPEPEEDTLRSVVITELMNYLEQRQQSDCADYFSLRLQDLSAQEIESVLGLTSRQRDYLQQRFKYHLIRFALLHRWELVHEWLEASLHTNLGLTPQQWQAYTTQLDDKQRSLLELKQQGQADEKIAKTLGLSMAQLQKRWFKILEQAWEIRNSLVSGSGASTHE
- the sds gene encoding solanesyl diphosphate synthase, coding for MTPATSLFTPVEADLRQLADNLKQLVGNRHPILFAAAEHLFGAGGKRIRPAIVLLISRATMLEQEITPRHRRLAEITEMIHTASLVHDDVVDESDVRRGVATVHSLFGNRIAILAGDFLFAQSSWYLANLDNLEVVKLLSEVIMDLATGEIQQGLNRFDAGISIETYLQKSYYKTASLIANSSKAAGLLSEVSRETVEHLYSYGRDLGIAFQIVDDILDFTSTTDTLGKPVASDLKSGNLTAPVLFALAEKPYLEVLIEREFAQEGDLEQALALIQDSQGIQQARELAAHHTKLAIEHLAVLPPSESQQALINIADYALSRLY